A portion of the Magnolia sinica isolate HGM2019 chromosome 17, MsV1, whole genome shotgun sequence genome contains these proteins:
- the LOC131231347 gene encoding vacuolar protein sorting-associated protein 60.2-like, which yields MKLQLRDKNMQDEMIDLMDVSNEIQESLRRSYSVPDDIDEDELLGELDALEADMGTKTEYEGVLAYLQTDNEPDLDVELNLPLAPSEHAAGPNRQNAQ from the exons ATGAAACTTCAACTGAGAGATAAA AACATGCAAGATGAGATGATAGATTTGATGGATGTGAGCAACGAAATCCAAGAATCTCTTAGAAGAAGCTACAGTGTACCCGATGACATTGACGAGGATGAACTTTTGGGTG AGCTTGATGCTTTGGAAGCGGACATGGGAACGAAGACAGAATATGAGGGCGTGCTGGCGTATCTTCAAACTGATAACGAACCAGATTTGGATGTTGAACTCAATTTGCCTTTGGCGCCATCAGAGCATGCAGCAGGGCCCAACAGACAGAATGCCCAGTAA